Proteins from a single region of Phreatobacter oligotrophus:
- a CDS encoding DUF1328 domain-containing protein, which translates to MGNLLYWAVVFLIVAVVAAFLGFGGVAGTAMSGAQLLFWVAIVLFVVSVVAGLIRRA; encoded by the coding sequence ATGGGTAATCTTCTCTACTGGGCCGTCGTCTTCCTCATCGTGGCGGTGGTTGCCGCCTTCCTCGGCTTCGGCGGCGTCGCCGGCACGGCCATGAGCGGCGCGCAGCTGCTGTTCTGGGTCGCCATCGTGCTCTTCGTCGTCTCGGTTGTCGCCGGCCTGATACGGCGCGCCTGA
- a CDS encoding LysR family transcriptional regulator codes for MSSKRADVAHERDHIDTAFNWDDVRLFLILARTGSLRRAAAEAAMSRSALMRHIVHLEQRTNCVLFRRTKQGMVLTEEGEKVRTAGEAMLQQARLLSHVSQRAKPGLRSTVKLGITEGLGTFWLVPRILDFSLAEPTVQVSIKCDMRPPDIEGLEVDFAVQLERPAASDLIVTRLGWLHIAFFASERYVRSYGAPETRADIAAHPFIELVANQIPSQALQADVTREDHRAFVGLRVNTSSAQVLAVTSGAGVTALPTYARALAPSLVHVARDFHIPRDIWLVYHPRAADLPHVRKAIEWVKRSFDPQRYPWFGEAYIEPDKMHLLAAERGSLFSDFQAAEAFR; via the coding sequence ATGTCCTCAAAACGCGCCGACGTGGCCCATGAACGAGACCACATCGACACGGCCTTCAACTGGGACGATGTCCGCCTCTTCCTGATTCTCGCGCGGACCGGGAGCCTGCGGAGGGCTGCCGCGGAGGCCGCAATGTCGCGTAGCGCCTTGATGCGCCACATCGTTCACCTGGAACAGCGGACCAATTGCGTCCTCTTCCGCCGCACCAAGCAGGGAATGGTGCTGACCGAGGAGGGCGAGAAGGTTCGCACCGCCGGAGAGGCCATGCTGCAACAGGCGCGGCTGCTGAGCCACGTCTCGCAAAGGGCGAAACCCGGGTTGCGCTCGACGGTGAAGCTCGGGATCACCGAAGGGCTCGGGACCTTCTGGCTGGTGCCGCGCATCCTCGACTTCTCGCTGGCGGAACCGACCGTGCAGGTCAGCATCAAATGCGACATGCGCCCCCCCGATATCGAGGGGCTGGAGGTCGACTTCGCCGTGCAGCTGGAGCGACCGGCGGCCTCCGACCTCATCGTCACGCGGCTGGGCTGGCTGCACATCGCCTTTTTCGCCTCAGAGCGCTATGTGCGCAGCTACGGCGCGCCGGAGACGCGGGCGGATATCGCCGCCCATCCGTTCATCGAACTGGTCGCCAACCAGATCCCGAGCCAGGCACTGCAGGCGGACGTGACGCGGGAGGACCACCGCGCCTTCGTGGGCCTGCGCGTGAACACCAGCTCCGCCCAGGTGCTGGCCGTGACCAGCGGGGCGGGCGTGACGGCGCTGCCGACCTACGCGCGCGCGCTGGCGCCGAGCCTCGTCCACGTCGCCCGCGACTTCCACATCCCCCGCGACATCTGGCTCGTCTACCATCCGCGCGCGGCGGACCTGCCGCATGTGCGCAAGGCGATCGAGTGGGTGAAACGCTCCTTCGACCCGCAGCGCTATCCCTGGTTCGGCGAGGCCTATATCGAGCCCGACAAGATGCATCTGCTCGCAGCCGAACGCGGCTCGCTCTTCTCGGACTTTCAGGCGGCCGAAGCCTTTCGTTAG
- the dapF gene encoding diaminopimelate epimerase — MSPLANHPFWKMNGAGNEIVVVDLRASAHVVTAAEARAIAADERSRFDQMMVLHKPRTPGTRCFIRIYNTDGSFAGACGNGTRCVAWVLSEEDGTESFLVETVAGILACRRVGPAAFSVDMGEPKFGWQDIPLAEEFRDTRAIELQIGPIDAPILHSPSVVSMGNPHAIFWVDDPYAYDLPKIGPMLENHPIFPERANISLAGVKSRDHIVLWVWERGVGITRACGSAACAALVAAARTKRTGRAATVSLPGGDLHIEWRDDNHVVMTGPTEVEHEGRFDPALFATAA; from the coding sequence ATGAGCCCGCTCGCCAACCATCCGTTCTGGAAGATGAACGGCGCCGGCAACGAGATCGTCGTGGTCGATCTGCGCGCCTCCGCGCATGTCGTGACCGCGGCGGAGGCGCGTGCCATCGCGGCGGACGAACGCTCCCGCTTCGACCAGATGATGGTGCTGCACAAGCCGCGCACCCCCGGCACCCGTTGCTTCATCCGCATCTACAACACCGACGGCTCCTTTGCCGGGGCCTGTGGCAACGGCACGCGCTGCGTCGCCTGGGTGCTGTCCGAGGAGGACGGCACGGAGAGCTTCCTCGTCGAGACGGTCGCTGGCATCCTCGCCTGCCGTCGCGTCGGCCCCGCCGCCTTCTCGGTGGACATGGGCGAGCCGAAGTTCGGTTGGCAGGACATCCCGCTGGCCGAGGAGTTTCGCGACACCCGGGCCATCGAGCTGCAGATCGGTCCGATCGACGCGCCGATCCTGCATTCGCCCTCGGTCGTCTCCATGGGCAATCCGCACGCCATCTTCTGGGTCGACGATCCCTATGCCTACGACCTGCCGAAGATCGGGCCGATGCTGGAGAACCACCCGATCTTCCCGGAGCGGGCCAATATCTCGCTTGCCGGCGTGAAGAGCCGCGACCACATCGTGCTCTGGGTCTGGGAGCGCGGCGTCGGCATCACCCGCGCCTGCGGCTCGGCCGCCTGCGCCGCGCTCGTCGCGGCCGCCCGCACCAAGCGGACAGGGCGCGCCGCCACCGTCTCGCTTCCGGGCGGCGACCTCCACATCGAATGGCGCGACGACAACCATGTCGTCATGACCGGCCCGACCGAGGTGGAGCACGAAGGCCGCTTCGACCCGGCTCTCTTCGCGACAGCCGCCTGA
- the mtaB gene encoding tRNA (N(6)-L-threonylcarbamoyladenosine(37)-C(2))-methylthiotransferase MtaB, which produces MSAARPSVEVVTFGCRLNTSESEVMQRLAAEAGLSDAIVVNTCAVTGEATRQARQAIRRLKRENPAARIIVTGCAAQTEPEVFAEMAEVDRVIGNDEKMKAEAWGETRRALSQGPDFGIAASEKVAVNDIMAVREQALHLVDGLTGRSRAFVQVQNGCDHRCTFCIIPFGRGNSRSVPMGEVVAQVRKLVENGYREVVLTGVDITSYGQGLPGEPKLGALVRAILRHVPELERLRISSIDSVEADPDLMAVIAEEERFMPHLHLSLQAGDDMVLKRMKRRHLRDDAIRFCEEVRRLRPDMVFGADIIAGFPTETEEMFARSLAIVDDCGLTHLHVFPFSPRPGTPAARMPQVARDVVKERAKRLRAKGEAALAAHLDGMVGRAFSVLAETDRVARTGHFTPVRLRRDVAPGSILTVTVSGHDGREALAA; this is translated from the coding sequence ATGTCCGCTGCTCGCCCCTCCGTCGAGGTCGTGACCTTCGGCTGCCGGCTCAACACGTCGGAATCCGAGGTCATGCAGCGCCTCGCCGCCGAAGCGGGCCTCTCCGATGCCATTGTCGTCAACACCTGCGCCGTCACTGGCGAGGCGACGCGACAGGCGCGGCAGGCGATCCGCCGGCTGAAGCGCGAGAACCCGGCCGCCCGCATCATCGTCACCGGCTGCGCCGCCCAGACGGAGCCCGAGGTCTTCGCCGAGATGGCCGAGGTCGACCGCGTCATCGGCAATGACGAGAAGATGAAGGCCGAGGCCTGGGGCGAGACCCGGCGCGCCCTGTCGCAGGGCCCGGACTTCGGCATCGCCGCTTCCGAAAAGGTCGCGGTCAACGACATCATGGCGGTGCGCGAACAGGCGCTGCACCTTGTCGACGGGCTCACCGGCCGCTCCCGCGCCTTCGTCCAGGTGCAGAACGGCTGCGACCATCGCTGCACCTTCTGCATCATCCCGTTCGGCCGCGGCAACAGCCGTTCTGTGCCGATGGGCGAGGTCGTGGCGCAGGTGCGCAAGCTCGTCGAGAACGGCTACCGCGAGGTGGTGCTGACCGGGGTCGACATCACCAGCTACGGCCAGGGCCTTCCCGGTGAGCCGAAGCTCGGCGCGCTGGTTCGGGCGATCCTCCGCCATGTGCCGGAGCTGGAGCGCCTGCGCATTTCCTCCATCGATTCCGTCGAGGCCGATCCGGACCTCATGGCGGTGATCGCCGAGGAGGAGCGGTTCATGCCGCATCTCCACCTCTCGCTGCAGGCCGGCGACGACATGGTGCTGAAGCGCATGAAGCGCCGGCATCTGCGGGACGACGCGATCCGCTTCTGCGAGGAGGTGCGCCGGCTGCGCCCCGACATGGTCTTCGGTGCCGACATCATCGCCGGCTTCCCCACCGAGACGGAGGAGATGTTCGCCCGCTCCCTCGCCATCGTCGACGATTGCGGGCTCACCCACCTCCATGTCTTCCCCTTCTCGCCGCGGCCCGGCACTCCCGCGGCGCGGATGCCGCAGGTGGCGCGCGACGTCGTGAAGGAGCGGGCGAAGCGCCTGCGGGCCAAGGGAGAGGCAGCCCTCGCCGCACATCTCGATGGCATGGTGGGCCGCGCCTTCTCCGTGCTCGCCGAGACGGACCGCGTTGCCCGCACCGGCCATTTCACGCCAGTGCGCCTTCGCCGCGATGTCGCGCCGGGCTCGATCCTCACCGTCACGGTGAGTGGCCATGACGGCCGCGAGGCCCTCGCCGCCTGA
- a CDS encoding sensor histidine kinase has protein sequence MTQGHLVQRFALGVGLFAAALGLRLAAEPLLPPGFPFLTFFPAVIITAFVAGAGPAILCATLSGIAALYFFIPPERSFALDLQSGVAISFFAIICAVDILIIDRLTTALAALRAEREKALHHAGQRDTLFKELQHRIGNNLQSVSALLNVQMRAVSDPAAKRALADAVQRVGIIADIHRMFHDPAHADGRIDEDFVRELAERCIAAAGAGDKVSLVTSITPIALPQDKFLPVALIMTECINNALEHGLGARDHATIEVMLSRTGTDCDLTVRDDGPGLAPGFDVATARSIGMTVLRAFASQLDGRFSMTSEGGTVCRLTFRAPVIEDRMEVAWSASGLKAAQPS, from the coding sequence ATGACGCAGGGTCATCTCGTCCAGCGGTTTGCGTTGGGTGTCGGGCTGTTCGCCGCGGCCCTGGGATTGCGCTTGGCCGCTGAACCGCTCCTCCCTCCGGGCTTTCCCTTTCTGACCTTTTTCCCGGCTGTGATCATCACAGCCTTTGTCGCGGGCGCGGGGCCGGCCATCCTCTGCGCTACGCTCAGCGGCATCGCGGCGCTGTATTTCTTCATCCCACCCGAGCGGTCCTTCGCCCTGGACCTGCAATCCGGCGTCGCCATTTCCTTCTTCGCGATCATCTGCGCCGTCGACATCCTCATCATCGACCGGCTGACCACGGCCCTCGCAGCTCTGCGGGCAGAGCGGGAGAAGGCCCTGCACCATGCCGGCCAGCGGGATACCCTGTTCAAGGAACTGCAGCACCGGATCGGCAACAATCTCCAGTCCGTCTCGGCTCTGCTCAACGTGCAGATGCGCGCCGTCTCCGATCCGGCGGCGAAACGCGCGCTGGCTGACGCCGTGCAGCGCGTCGGCATCATCGCCGACATCCACCGCATGTTCCACGATCCGGCGCATGCGGATGGCCGCATCGACGAGGACTTCGTGCGCGAGCTGGCGGAACGTTGCATCGCCGCAGCGGGAGCGGGCGACAAGGTCTCGCTGGTGACCTCGATCACCCCCATCGCCCTGCCGCAGGACAAATTCCTGCCCGTGGCGCTGATCATGACCGAGTGCATCAACAATGCGCTGGAGCACGGGCTCGGCGCGCGCGACCACGCCACCATCGAGGTGATGCTCAGCCGCACTGGCACGGATTGCGACCTGACGGTGCGGGATGACGGTCCCGGACTTGCCCCCGGCTTCGATGTCGCGACCGCCCGCAGCATCGGCATGACGGTCCTGCGGGCCTTTGCCAGCCAGCTCGACGGGCGTTTCAGCATGACGTCCGAAGGTGGCACAGTATGCCGCCTCACCTTCCGCGCGCCGGTCATTGAGGACCGCATGGAGGTCGCCTGGTCAGCTTCCGGATTGAAAGCAGCTCAGCCCTCATGA
- a CDS encoding GyrI-like domain-containing protein, whose product MRTSAIITTGNVGLVGGGGRTMAGAAAWLALGLAAAMAQPAPSTNPPAASAPASVAPGPTAPATAAAPSAEAPAPAATAPAAAPATPAAAPPPATAAPVTPAPAAPAASVLPTDEAIAAAGFADEVMLEAKPALVRSGKTVWDDLFGAFRRTIAELKAVAAREGAEITGPPMVRFLSSSDDAVDFEAILPVKDTAKPAAAYAPAAPGTTPAGKTLRFVHHGGYDTMEQTYDEIANHLDERNILAEDAFVEEYVRDPDTTPETAMAIFIYVFPKATPTR is encoded by the coding sequence ATGAGGACCAGCGCGATCATCACGACGGGCAACGTGGGACTGGTGGGCGGCGGGGGGCGGACCATGGCGGGAGCCGCGGCGTGGCTGGCGCTTGGTCTCGCCGCGGCTATGGCGCAGCCAGCGCCGAGCACCAATCCGCCGGCGGCCAGCGCCCCTGCCAGCGTGGCGCCCGGGCCCACAGCCCCGGCAACCGCCGCCGCGCCGAGCGCCGAGGCGCCAGCGCCTGCCGCTACCGCGCCGGCGGCTGCCCCCGCTACTCCTGCCGCCGCTCCGCCGCCTGCCACGGCGGCCCCCGTGACGCCCGCGCCCGCGGCACCCGCCGCCTCGGTCCTACCGACCGACGAGGCCATTGCCGCGGCGGGCTTCGCCGACGAGGTGATGCTGGAGGCAAAGCCCGCACTGGTGCGCAGCGGAAAGACCGTCTGGGATGACCTCTTCGGCGCCTTCCGCCGCACCATCGCCGAACTGAAGGCCGTGGCTGCGCGAGAGGGGGCCGAGATCACCGGGCCTCCCATGGTGCGCTTCCTGTCATCCTCCGACGACGCGGTGGATTTCGAGGCGATCCTTCCGGTGAAGGATACGGCCAAGCCGGCGGCCGCCTATGCGCCCGCCGCGCCTGGAACGACGCCGGCCGGCAAGACCCTGCGCTTCGTCCATCACGGCGGCTATGACACCATGGAACAGACCTACGACGAGATCGCCAACCATCTCGACGAGCGCAACATCCTGGCCGAGGACGCCTTCGTCGAGGAATATGTGAGGGATCCCGACACCACGCCGGAAACCGCCATGGCGATCTTCATCTACGTCTTCCCCAAGGCCACGCCGACACGCTGA
- a CDS encoding GNAT family N-acetyltransferase — protein MAKARTSIEGLASTEKVLEIFRHNPECISVFARGGYTDDTTGNAMGFLAFLPLTADGHAALFDGRLDTGDPDLQFICRQHERPAAVYHWGVMNGPETAGGIAHVFERMTSAKYRGLPMYCRAANERALQFFLNIGFVQGASFKRHYLKDLMHLPMQAPPVASYDSYVPGAEDSAIGIKVVHDLSELTMVLAMRAAAYIGEQGIPYREDVDGNDLSATHLIGYVGDEPAGCIRIRWFAGFAKVERLAVLPRFRRTRLAFKLVQAAIDLGRAKGYTHFYGHAAADVAPLWERFGFVRRSGEGIRYLTDTTYFEGDLIVSAKPDALTPQSGPAVLIRPEGRWHEPSHLEGRIDT, from the coding sequence ATGGCCAAGGCGAGGACCAGCATCGAGGGCCTCGCCAGTACCGAGAAGGTCCTCGAGATCTTCCGCCACAATCCCGAATGCATCTCCGTCTTCGCGCGCGGTGGCTACACCGACGATACCACAGGCAATGCGATGGGGTTCCTCGCCTTCCTGCCGCTGACCGCGGACGGCCATGCCGCGCTGTTTGACGGCCGCCTGGATACGGGCGATCCGGACCTGCAGTTCATCTGCCGGCAACATGAGCGCCCGGCGGCGGTCTATCATTGGGGCGTCATGAACGGACCGGAGACGGCCGGTGGCATCGCCCATGTCTTCGAGCGCATGACCTCGGCGAAGTACCGTGGCTTGCCGATGTATTGCCGCGCCGCCAACGAGCGCGCGCTGCAGTTCTTCCTCAACATCGGCTTCGTCCAGGGCGCCAGCTTCAAGCGCCACTACCTGAAGGACCTCATGCACCTGCCCATGCAGGCGCCGCCGGTGGCGAGCTACGACAGCTACGTGCCCGGCGCCGAGGACTCGGCGATCGGGATCAAGGTGGTCCACGACCTCTCCGAGCTCACCATGGTGCTCGCCATGCGCGCCGCCGCCTATATCGGCGAGCAGGGCATCCCCTATCGCGAGGATGTGGACGGCAACGATCTCAGCGCCACCCACCTCATCGGCTATGTCGGCGACGAGCCGGCGGGCTGCATCCGCATCAGGTGGTTTGCCGGCTTCGCGAAGGTCGAGCGGCTCGCGGTCCTGCCGCGCTTCCGTCGCACCCGCCTCGCCTTCAAGCTGGTGCAGGCGGCCATCGATCTCGGCCGGGCCAAGGGCTACACCCATTTCTATGGCCATGCCGCCGCTGACGTGGCGCCGCTCTGGGAGCGCTTCGGCTTCGTCCGCCGTTCCGGCGAGGGCATCCGCTACCTCACCGACACCACCTATTTCGAGGGCGACCTGATCGTCTCCGCGAAACCCGACGCCCTGACGCCGCAGTCCGGCCCTGCCGTGCTGATCCGGCCGGAGGGGCGCTGGCACGAGCCGTCACATCTGGAAGGGAGGATCGATACGTGA
- a CDS encoding ring-cleaving dioxygenase: MSLGIHHVTAISGPARRTLAFYGEVLGLRLVKKTVNFDDPGTYHLYFGDEAGSPGTILTFFPWENAGPGRLGIGQTQETVFRVPAESLGWWTHRFVEKGVPHEAIEKRFGRSTLAFRDPDGMRLALVGVTEAASEPAWAAGPVPAEAAIRGFDGVSLLVEKGEKTAAILTDVFGFEPAGTEGTTTRYIAPGVAMGGTVDIRVAGGFLPGREGAGSVHHIAFRAADDAAQEAMVKRLREGHGQRVTEQRDRNYFRSVYFREPGGVLFEIATDVPGFAVDEPAATLGEALKLPAGLEPMRARIEAVLPALT; encoded by the coding sequence ATGTCCCTCGGCATTCACCACGTCACCGCCATTTCCGGTCCCGCCCGCCGGACCCTCGCCTTCTACGGCGAGGTCCTTGGCCTGCGCCTCGTCAAGAAGACCGTCAATTTTGACGATCCCGGCACCTATCACCTCTATTTCGGCGACGAGGCCGGCAGCCCTGGCACCATCCTGACCTTCTTTCCCTGGGAGAATGCCGGTCCCGGCCGGCTCGGCATTGGCCAGACCCAGGAGACGGTGTTCCGCGTGCCCGCCGAGTCGCTGGGCTGGTGGACGCATCGCTTCGTCGAGAAGGGCGTGCCGCACGAGGCGATCGAGAAGCGCTTCGGCCGCTCCACCCTCGCTTTCCGCGACCCGGACGGCATGCGCCTCGCCCTCGTCGGCGTGACGGAGGCGGCGAGCGAGCCCGCATGGGCCGCCGGCCCCGTGCCGGCCGAGGCCGCAATCCGCGGCTTCGACGGCGTGTCACTGCTGGTCGAGAAGGGCGAGAAGACGGCGGCGATCCTCACCGACGTCTTCGGCTTCGAGCCGGCCGGCACGGAGGGCACCACGACGCGCTACATCGCGCCGGGCGTCGCCATGGGCGGAACCGTGGACATCCGCGTGGCCGGCGGGTTCCTGCCCGGCCGCGAGGGTGCGGGCTCGGTCCATCACATCGCCTTCCGCGCAGCGGACGACGCCGCGCAGGAGGCCATGGTGAAGCGCCTGCGGGAGGGCCACGGCCAACGGGTCACGGAGCAGCGGGACCGGAACTACTTCCGCTCCGTCTATTTCCGCGAGCCGGGCGGCGTGCTCTTCGAGATCGCCACGGACGTTCCCGGCTTCGCTGTCGACGAGCCGGCCGCGACCCTCGGCGAGGCCCTCAAGCTGCCCGCTGGCCTCGAGCCTATGCGCGCTCGCATCGAGGCGGTCCTCCCCGCCCTCACCTGA
- a CDS encoding sensor histidine kinase: MTPSSDWAGRLASRGGEMGRAIADHDWAATPLGPIEGWSTTLKAIVKLIIGSPVPQALLVGPNGILIYNAGYAQICGARHPAVLGTPVCEAWAEAAAFNRNVLDTVLAGATQTYSEQAFVLYRNGGPEDVWFDLSYSPIIEEDGERIGVHAIVVETTDRVRSQRELARSRERLAFALNSAGMIGTWDWHIGSNLFFPDTRLAELFVSDVVSPEDGMPVERYLEAIHPEDLPRVQAAFREAIAEKDKYSEEYRLRGRDGSWRWVIARGECLYNHAGRPARFPGAIVDITELKESEEARSILLRELNHRVKNIFAVVSGLVSMTARTATTPRDMAEALRGRLAALSAAHDLIRSAVLGTEAGQETTPLADLVRRILAPHVEQDDRVSVSGPAILLGPTAATSLALVFHELATNAAKYGALSGEAGTLRVEWVITAADVALTWAEQAPGGLVSAPSHRGFGSQLIEMSVQRQLKGALTHDWSGGGLTAMLVVPADHLAR; this comes from the coding sequence ATGACCCCTTCCAGCGACTGGGCCGGCCGATTGGCGAGCCGCGGCGGTGAAATGGGCCGCGCCATCGCCGACCATGACTGGGCCGCCACGCCGCTGGGGCCCATCGAGGGCTGGTCGACGACCCTCAAGGCGATCGTGAAGCTGATCATCGGCTCGCCCGTACCGCAGGCGCTGCTGGTCGGACCCAACGGTATCCTCATCTACAATGCCGGCTATGCGCAGATCTGCGGCGCACGCCATCCCGCGGTCCTCGGCACGCCCGTCTGCGAGGCCTGGGCGGAGGCCGCCGCCTTCAACCGCAATGTGCTCGACACGGTGCTCGCCGGCGCGACGCAGACCTATTCGGAACAGGCCTTCGTGCTCTACCGCAACGGCGGTCCGGAGGACGTCTGGTTCGACCTGAGCTACAGCCCCATCATCGAGGAAGACGGCGAGCGCATCGGCGTCCACGCCATCGTGGTCGAGACGACGGACCGGGTCCGTTCCCAGCGCGAGCTGGCCCGCAGCCGGGAGCGCCTCGCCTTCGCGCTGAACTCCGCGGGGATGATCGGCACCTGGGACTGGCACATCGGTTCGAACCTGTTCTTTCCCGATACACGGCTGGCAGAACTCTTCGTTTCAGACGTCGTGTCGCCGGAAGACGGCATGCCGGTGGAGCGCTATCTCGAGGCGATCCATCCCGAGGACCTGCCGCGGGTTCAGGCGGCCTTCCGGGAGGCGATCGCCGAGAAGGACAAGTATTCCGAGGAATACCGGCTGCGGGGGCGCGACGGCTCCTGGCGCTGGGTCATCGCCCGCGGCGAATGCCTCTACAACCACGCGGGGCGGCCGGCGCGCTTTCCCGGCGCCATCGTCGACATCACCGAGCTCAAGGAGTCGGAGGAAGCGCGGTCGATCCTGCTGCGCGAGCTCAATCACCGCGTGAAGAACATCTTCGCGGTGGTCTCAGGCCTCGTCTCGATGACGGCGCGAACGGCGACGACGCCGCGGGACATGGCGGAGGCCCTGCGGGGTCGCCTCGCCGCGCTCTCGGCAGCACACGACCTCATCCGCTCTGCCGTGCTCGGCACCGAGGCGGGCCAAGAAACGACGCCGCTCGCGGATCTCGTCAGGCGGATCCTGGCCCCGCATGTGGAGCAGGACGACCGGGTCTCCGTGTCGGGGCCGGCCATCCTGCTGGGGCCGACCGCGGCGACGAGCCTCGCTCTCGTTTTCCACGAACTGGCGACCAATGCCGCCAAGTACGGCGCGCTGTCGGGGGAAGCCGGAACGTTGCGGGTGGAGTGGGTGATCACAGCCGCCGACGTGGCTCTCACCTGGGCGGAGCAGGCGCCGGGCGGCCTTGTCTCGGCGCCCAGCCATCGCGGCTTCGGCAGCCAGCTCATCGAGATGAGCGTGCAGCGCCAGTTGAAGGGCGCGCTGACCCATGACTGGTCAGGCGGCGGGCTCACCGCCATGCTGGTCGTGCCAGCGGACCACCTCGCCCGCTGA